A genomic region of Polyangiaceae bacterium contains the following coding sequences:
- a CDS encoding COX15/CtaA family protein — protein sequence MQGIVTPKQAAARPFIRIWLYAVAGLVFAMVIVGGATRLTDSGLSITEWKPILGAIPPLNDADWHDAFRKYQTIPEYHLVNKGMTLESFKFIYWWEWSHRFLGRFIGLAFFVPFMFFWVTRRIERAAVPRLLGLFVLGGLQGLLGWYMVKSGLVDRVDVSQYRLAAHLTLAMAIYAAIVWTALGFGKQPRNVLGSSAGKWALGIVGLVFLQIAIGGFVAGLKAGLNYNTWPLMADSIVPPGLGMLSPWWTNLFENAMTVQFLHRMVAYALFGVVLANTLRYRTVTAKVLFGTMLGQAILGICTLLWQVPISLALLHQAGALVALAAAIVHTHHVASCTPVRDEPARAIAEELVADAKTA from the coding sequence ATGCAAGGGATTGTCACGCCGAAACAAGCGGCCGCGCGCCCGTTCATACGCATCTGGCTCTACGCCGTCGCGGGGCTCGTGTTTGCCATGGTCATCGTCGGCGGTGCAACGCGGCTCACGGATTCCGGTTTGTCGATCACCGAATGGAAGCCCATCCTGGGAGCCATTCCGCCGCTCAATGACGCTGATTGGCACGACGCATTTCGCAAGTACCAGACAATTCCCGAATATCATCTCGTCAACAAAGGGATGACGCTCGAATCATTCAAATTCATATATTGGTGGGAGTGGTCGCATCGATTTCTTGGTCGATTCATTGGTTTGGCATTTTTCGTTCCTTTCATGTTCTTTTGGGTGACGCGGAGAATCGAACGCGCCGCGGTGCCGCGCCTGCTCGGGCTCTTCGTATTGGGAGGACTTCAGGGGCTGCTCGGCTGGTACATGGTCAAGAGCGGGCTCGTCGATCGGGTCGACGTGAGTCAATATCGCTTGGCGGCGCACTTGACGCTCGCCATGGCCATTTACGCGGCAATCGTTTGGACGGCGCTCGGTTTTGGAAAACAACCGCGAAATGTGCTCGGTTCGAGTGCCGGGAAATGGGCGCTCGGCATCGTGGGCCTCGTGTTTTTGCAAATTGCAATCGGCGGGTTCGTCGCGGGCCTCAAAGCAGGCCTCAACTACAATACATGGCCGCTCATGGCCGATAGCATCGTTCCACCGGGCCTCGGCATGTTATCCCCCTGGTGGACGAATTTGTTCGAAAATGCAATGACCGTGCAGTTCTTGCACCGCATGGTGGCATACGCATTGTTCGGCGTGGTGCTCGCAAATACCCTGCGATATCGAACGGTGACGGCCAAAGTGCTTTTCGGAACCATGCTGGGTCAAGCTATCCTTGGGATTTGTACGCTGCTTTGGCAGGTGCCCATTTCGCTCGCTCTGCTGCATCAGGCCGGAGCGCTCGTCGCGCTCGCAGCCGCGATCGTGCATACGCACCACGTTGCGTCGTGCACGCCCGTACGTGACGAGCCTGCACGAGCGATTGCGGAGGAACTCGTCGCAGACGCAAAGACGGCGTAA